One genomic window of Hymenobacter radiodurans includes the following:
- the ureG gene encoding urease accessory protein UreG has translation MAFAEKLALLLHGHRHEAYESPGDFTARETRRLPSYRNFRRRAFTVGIGGPVGTGKTALLKALCERLRHEFALGVVTNDIFTREDAEFLIRHSALSADRIVGVETGGCPHAAIREDISLNMDALEGLMARFDYALDYLFVESGGDNLAAHFSRELVDYSIYVIDVSGGDKIPRKGGPGITQSDLLVINKIDLKDLIKADLGVMARDSQQMRGEGPFLFARATDGHGLDEIIAHILAAKARALAAVREDRR, from the coding sequence ATGGCCTTTGCCGAAAAACTTGCCCTGCTGCTCCACGGTCACCGCCACGAAGCGTACGAGTCGCCCGGCGACTTCACGGCCCGCGAAACGCGGCGCCTGCCGTCCTACCGCAACTTCCGCCGCCGCGCCTTCACCGTGGGCATCGGCGGGCCGGTGGGCACGGGCAAAACCGCCCTGCTCAAAGCCCTGTGTGAGCGGCTGCGCCACGAGTTTGCGCTGGGCGTCGTCACCAACGACATCTTTACCCGCGAAGACGCCGAGTTTCTCATCCGCCACAGCGCCCTGAGCGCCGACCGCATTGTGGGGGTGGAGACCGGCGGCTGCCCGCACGCGGCCATCCGCGAGGATATTTCCCTGAACATGGATGCCCTGGAAGGCCTGATGGCGCGCTTCGACTACGCCCTCGACTACCTGTTCGTGGAAAGCGGGGGCGACAACCTGGCCGCCCACTTCAGCCGCGAGCTGGTGGACTATTCCATCTACGTGATCGACGTGTCGGGGGGCGACAAAATCCCGCGCAAGGGCGGCCCCGGCATCACCCAGTCTGATTTGCTGGTCATCAACAAAATCGATTTGAAAGACCTGATCAAGGCCGACCTGGGGGTCATGGCCCGCGATTCGCAACAGATGCGCGGGGAGGGCCCCTTCCTGTTTGCCCGGGCCACCGACGGCCACGGCCTGGACGAGATCATCGCCCACATCCTCGCCGCAAAAGCCCGCGCATTGGCTGCCGTGCGGGAAGACCGGCGCTAA
- a CDS encoding urease accessory protein UreF, which yields MRQYLYAYLQQAASAELPYLTASFRRADLGKEFDLVAADYHAQLLVPSLAKASAGQGRTWLRLLTSFYPEAPLPEIALWFAHRHLPTHFTLVFALSLQRVGFVLLEVQTMFLHLQLRDQLSAAIRLGFLGPLEGHRLQHDFYAVFDQLLATSTGLDYQQATRTAFLLEAAQGLHADLYSKLFQN from the coding sequence TTGCGCCAGTACCTGTACGCGTACCTGCAGCAGGCGGCAAGTGCCGAGTTGCCCTACCTCACCGCCAGCTTCCGGAGGGCGGACCTGGGGAAGGAGTTTGACCTGGTGGCCGCCGACTACCACGCCCAGCTGCTGGTGCCCAGCCTGGCAAAAGCCAGCGCCGGGCAGGGCCGCACCTGGCTGCGCCTGCTCACGTCTTTCTACCCCGAGGCGCCACTCCCCGAAATAGCCCTGTGGTTTGCCCACCGCCACCTGCCGACCCACTTCACGCTGGTATTTGCCCTGAGTTTGCAGCGCGTCGGGTTTGTCCTACTCGAGGTGCAGACCATGTTCTTGCACCTGCAGCTGCGCGACCAGCTCAGCGCCGCCATCCGCCTGGGGTTTTTGGGCCCGCTGGAAGGGCACCGCCTGCAGCACGACTTCTACGCCGTCTTCGACCAGCTGCTGGCCACCTCCACCGGCCTGGACTACCAGCAGGCCACGCGCACGGCCTTCTTGCTGGAGGCCGCCCAGGGCCTGCACGCCGACCTCTACTCGAAGCTATTCCAAAACTAA
- a CDS encoding GNAT family N-acetyltransferase — protein sequence MQLYTTDTHIDGAQAVRFVGLLDDHIISYATLGLTHYPNTPQQALLADVHVHPAYRGRGWGKLLLQRVLQTAWEREKKVVALHVRYNNWVARALYQRLGFHRYDAVTPDGLLSYYYQHPAPTPGR from the coding sequence ATGCAGCTCTATACCACGGATACGCACATCGATGGGGCACAAGCCGTGCGCTTTGTAGGTCTGCTCGATGACCACATTATTTCCTACGCTACCCTGGGCCTGACTCACTACCCCAACACGCCGCAGCAGGCCCTGTTAGCCGATGTTCATGTGCACCCGGCTTACCGCGGCCGGGGCTGGGGCAAGCTACTACTGCAGCGCGTGTTGCAAACGGCGTGGGAGCGCGAAAAAAAGGTGGTTGCCCTGCACGTGCGCTACAATAATTGGGTAGCCCGCGCCTTGTACCAGCGCCTGGGTTTTCACCGCTACGATGCCGTCACCCCGGATGGGCTGCTGAGCTATTACTATCAGCACCCAGCTCCTACGCCGGGTCGATGA
- a CDS encoding urease accessory protein UreD translates to MVAGDSLRLHLTGEVHTRLFLSTQASTRVFRSPDGAVAEQHTTGVLGAGALAVVFPDPVVLQAQSRYRQTQDWHLQPDSLLLLLDWFHAGRLEQGERFAFTSLQTELRVHVNQQLVVLDRFSFRPAEHIAPSPAHFADYHTFLSVFLVGSPADSRFAHLGRVLENQKMAGSQQPHFRVDAVECLVSVVRARDNVYVLRAAARSRAALQPLCDALLAALAAEELLGYNPLKRKY, encoded by the coding sequence TTGGTCGCCGGGGACAGCCTGCGCCTCCACCTCACCGGGGAGGTGCACACGCGGCTCTTTCTCAGCACCCAGGCCAGCACCCGCGTCTTTCGGTCCCCCGACGGGGCCGTGGCCGAGCAACATACCACCGGGGTGTTGGGGGCGGGAGCGCTGGCCGTGGTGTTTCCCGATCCGGTGGTGTTGCAGGCCCAGAGCCGCTACCGCCAAACCCAGGACTGGCACCTGCAGCCGGACTCCCTGCTGCTGCTGCTGGATTGGTTTCACGCCGGCCGCCTGGAGCAGGGGGAGCGGTTTGCCTTCACGTCCCTGCAGACGGAGCTGCGGGTCCACGTCAACCAGCAGTTGGTGGTGCTGGATCGGTTTTCCTTTCGCCCCGCGGAGCACATCGCCCCGTCGCCGGCCCACTTCGCCGACTATCACACCTTCTTGTCGGTCTTTCTGGTCGGCAGCCCGGCCGATAGCCGCTTTGCCCACCTAGGCCGCGTGCTGGAAAATCAAAAAATGGCGGGTAGCCAGCAGCCGCATTTCCGGGTCGACGCGGTGGAGTGCTTGGTATCGGTCGTGCGGGCTCGGGATAACGTGTATGTGCTGCGCGCCGCTGCCCGCAGCCGGGCGGCGCTGCAGCCCCTGTGCGACGCACTGCTAGCGGCCTTGGCAGCGGAGGAACTGCTGGGCTATAATCCGCTCAAGCGAAAGTATTAA